Proteins from a single region of Eretmochelys imbricata isolate rEreImb1 chromosome 20, rEreImb1.hap1, whole genome shotgun sequence:
- the MARCHF9 gene encoding E3 ubiquitin-protein ligase MARCHF9 — protein sequence MFKYRIRMFFNELKLLVLMRRGRPEPEPGAGGSRALGGSGCGWPPFADCSARQDDEAEYYGGVAEPRPRSLALEEKEPRPPPPGQQPGQQPGAGGGLDTVSLSSSLDSGMRTPQCRICFQGPEQGELLSPCRCDGSVRCTHQPCLIRWISERGSWSCELCYFKYQVLAISTKNPLQWQAISLTVIEKVQIAAIILGSLFLIASISWLIWSSLSPSAKWQRQDLLFQICYGMYGFMDIVCIGLIIHEGSSVYRIFKRWQAVNQQWKVLNYDKAKDLGEPVGSGAAKAGGRNSRTNPSSGSERNPRRGQRVRTILNHHCGYTILHILSHLRPNEHRVGSSSGREVVMRVTTV from the exons ATGTTCAAGTACCGGATCCGCATGTTCTTCAACGAGCTGAAGCTGCTGGTGCTGATGCGGCGGGGCCGCCCGGAGCCCGAGCCCGGAGCCGGGGGGAgccgggcgctggggggcagCGGCTGCGGCTGGCCCCCCTTCGCCGACTGCTCGGCCCGGCAGGACGATGAGGCCGAGTACTACGGGGGGGTGGCCGAGCCCCGGCCCCGCAGCCTGGCCTTGGAGGAGAAGGAGCCGCGGCCGCCGCCCCCCGGCCAGCAGCCcggccagcagcccggagccggGGGGGGCCTGGACACCGTGTctctcagcagcagcctggacAGCGGCATGAGGACCCCGCAGTGCCGGATCTGCTTCCAGGGGCCCGAGCAG GGGGAGCTGCTGAGCCCATGCCGGTGCGACGGGTCCGTCCGCTGCACGCACCAGCCCTGCCTGATTCGCTGGATCAGCGAGAGGGGCTCCTGGAGCTGCGAGCTCTGCTACTTCAAATACCAGGTGTTAGCCATCAGCACAAAGAACCCCCTGCAG TGGCAGGCAATTTCCCTGACCGTCATCGAGAAGGTGCAGATCGCGGCCATCATCCTGGGTTCCCTCTTCCTCATCGCCAGCATCTCCTGGCTCATCTGGTCGTCCCTCAGCCCCTCGGCCAAGTGGCAGCGGCAGGACCTGCTCTTCCAGATCTGCTACGGCATGTACGGCTTTATGGACATTGTCTGCATAG GGCTGATCATTCACGAGGGCTCCTCGGTGTATCGAATATTCAAGCGGTGGCAGGCAGTGAACCAGCAGTGGAAGGTGCTGAACTACGACAAGGCCAAGGACCTGGGGGAGCCCGTTGGCAGCGGGGCGGCCAAGGCCGGGGGCAGGAATTCACGGACGAACCCCTCCTCCGGGAGCGAAAGGAACCCCCGGCGGGGTCAGCGGGTTAGAACGATTTTGAACCATCACTGTGGCTACACCATCTTGCACATCCTCAGTCACCTGCGGCCGAACGAGCACCGGGTCGGCTCCAGCTCCGGCCGGGAGGTGGTCATGAGAGTGACAACTGTATAA